ggtgtgggggggggagggtgagatgATGTTGGGTGGGGATGTtgatgggtgtggggggggggggggagggtgagatgACGCTGGGTGGGGATATTgaagggtgtgggggggagagagtgagatgacgCTGGGTGGGGATATtgaagggtgtggggggggagagtgagatgacGCTGGGTGGGGATATTGAAGGATGTTGGGAGGGCCCTTGTGGCACAGTGGAAGTGGCCCTATGTCTGACTGGTGAAATTTGGGTTCATGGCCCACCTGTTCCAGGTGTGTGTTATACCACCTCTGATCAATCCGCCAGGCAGCATCGATATAGGAAGGTGGAGCTGGGGGCAAGAGGAACAGCGACCGGATCGTGGGTGTGCTTTGGTGGCATTTGGTCTGAGTGCGACTCAAACAGCCGTGTAAAACAGTGAACCCAACCGAGCCGTTTCACTGCCGGTTTCTCTTGTTCCCGGTCAGGTAAACATCGCAGGAACCTTTAATGTGATTCGCCTAGCTGTCGCCGAGATGGGCAGGAATGAACCAGACGCAGACGGTCAGCGGGGTGTAGTTGTGAACACAGCTAGTGTGGCCGCCTACGATGGACAGGTAACTCACCTTGATCCTCACTCCCAGCCCTTGCCTTTTCCCATCGTGTATACCCTGGGTACCTGCTGGCATTCAGGGCAACGGGGGTAAAGGACACAGCATGAGCCCAGCCTGATGGGCAATGACACAGGCTTGTAggtttattcattcacgggatctgggcattgttggctgggcccagcatttactgtccatccctaattgcccagagggcagttaagagtcaaacacattgctgtgggtctggagtcacgtgtaagcCAGGCCGtgtaaggacattagtgagccagtgaacctgatgggtctttccaacaattggcaatggatttgtCGTTTGATTGTTTGATTAATGATTGTGACATGGACCTAGGATCCAGTGAAgtgttttgttttgcgtgcagtacaggcgGATCATACCAGACAAAGTGGGTTAGGGAATCAGAACAGAATGAGGAATACAGTGTTACGGCTGCACAGGAGGTACGCGAAGAGCAGGATCAATATTTAAATCTGAAATTTGGGAGGTCCATTCAGGtgtctaataacagtggggaagaaaccGTTCTTGAACCTGGTTGTCCGTATATTCAAACTttcatatcttctgcctgacagaagagagtGGAAGTgtgtataactggggtgggagggcatttgattatgttggctgctttcccaaggcaacAGGAAATATAGTGGGTGTCATAGAACActggcttgtgtgatggactgggccgTGTTTGCGACTCTCTAGTTTCTTGCGATCTTGGGAAGAACAGTAGCCGTACCGTGCTGTGATGGATCCATAAAAAAATTGGTCGGAGTCCTTGTGGACACGTCGAATTTCCTTCGCctcatgaggaagcagagacattgCTGTGCTTCAATGTATCACCAcgggactcttaattccaggcttTTATCGAATccacattccaccatctgctgtggtgcgattcgaacctgggacccaGAATGTCACTGTTAAAGCGAGATTAAGCAGGAATGAACCAGACGCAGACGGTCAGCGGGGTGTAGTTGTGAACACAGCTAGTGTGGCCGCCTACGATGGACAGGTAACTCACCTTGATTCTCACTCCCAGCCCTTGCCTTTTCCTAGTCACCCATCGTGTATACCCTGGATGCCCGTCCTGTTAAAGAGAGATTAAGCAAAGGTACCAGTATGAACAGACTCCCGGCTGCCAGGTGAACAGCATGTGGGATCTGGAGCCATCATTTTGCTAGGGACCAGTCAGACCAGAGCTGGGACCACAGCTTGGGGTCCCGTTATCGAAGGAATGATGTACCGTCGTccttggaggcagtccagagaaggttcattcagCTGATCCTGGGGATGGAGGGACTGCcttgtgaggagaggttgagttggttgggGCCTGTACTTGCTGTAGTTCAGAGGAATGAGAGGCTACCTTATTGAACCACGCTTAGGGGACTTGGCAGAGGGGTTGTGAAGAGGTTGTTCCCCCTTgagtgggagagtctaggacaagAGGGCCACCATCTCAGAGGAAAGCGTCgcccattgaagacagagatgaggaggaatttcttctctctccgaggggagtgaatctgtggaattctttactgcagagggctgtcggTGCTGCGTCATTCAGTACATTCacggctgagacagacagatttttaatcaggaagggaattgaGAGTTATGGGAAAAGGCAGCAAAGTGGAGTGAGGATGATCTAATCACCCACGATCTCGtaaaatggtggacaggcttgatgggctgaatggcctacttccacaatgccacccacacccaccccaaccTCCCACCGCGCAACGCCTTCTGGTCTCAACTTGGTGGCCAAATGCGTATAGAAAGATCCCATTGAGAGAAGGCAATTGTGATGCAGGTGGATTTGTTTGATGTGACTGTTTGAGCCCCCCCTTGACTTCTGTTCGGGGCTGCTCGGTATCCTGGAGGGTAATCAGGGGGAGAGCAGGCAGGGTCTCGGGCTTTTACCTGTTCCTGAGGGGCACAGCCTCTGAGTGtgatatgttagacctaccagtCTGCTGCGTCGATTACCCACACTGAACGTGGTGGGGGGCTTTACCCACACTGAACGTGGTGGGGTGTTAGGGGAAAACATGACTGACCGACCTAGAGCGGCCGTCAGAAAACGTTGCCTATTCGTCTGTCTATCTGTGCATTGGAAGCGTTTGACGAATTCTCTCTCtactcctcccccaaaccccggCTCCCCTCCCACCGATTCCAGGTCGGACAggcagcttattcagcctctaaGGTGGTATTGTGGGCATGACCCTTCCCATTGCCCGGGACTTGGCACCACAAGGGATCCGAGTGGTCACCATCGCGCCAGGTACGCTCCAAGGGTAGGGGCAGTAAAGGGTGCAGCGCGGAGAAATGGTAACAATtggtgagagtgggattagactgggtgggatattaaagggagcggggagtgggattagactgggtgggatattaaagggagtggggagtgagtgggattagactgggtgggtattcaagggagcagggagtgagggggggggaagagtgggattagactgggtgggatattaaagggagcagggagtgaagtGGGAaaaagagtgggattagactggatgggatattaaagggagcagggagtgaagtGGGAaaaagagtgggattagactggatgggatattaaagtgagtgggagagtgggattagactgggtgggatattaaagggagcagggagtgagggggaagagtgggattagactgggtgggatatcaAGGAacgggaagtgagggaggagagtgggattagactgggtgggatattcaagggagcgggagtgaggggggaaaagtgggattagactgggtgaattttaagggagcggggagtgaggaggagagtgggattagactgggtggaatTTAaaggagcggggagtgagggaggagagtgggattaggACTGGGTGGATAAtcaagggagcggggagtgaggggggaaaagTGGGATTAGACCGGTTAGGATATTTtcaagggagcagggagtgaggggggagagtgggattagactgggtggaattttaaagggagcggggagtgagggagggggggaatggtggatattaaagggtgtgagcAGTAAAGGGAGTGGGTTAAATGTATTATCtgttggatggtgctgtgacactgcagcactcccttggcACTGCACCATAATGTTGATTTGTCCTCTTCTGGCATCTGGAGTGGGCTCTGGGATAGGTCATTGATGGATGGGACACTGCTGAAACAAGGCTAAGGACAGGGTTGAGAGGTTAGACTGGAATAGGcagcaggagagagtgagagtttataaacctcaggacagagagagtgaatgagagagagaggagagggaggtagTGGAGGACGGGGACATGTACAGGAATGGGAGTATGGGTGTTGGCACAGGGACAGGTGACAAGTGTTTGACATGGGTAAAGTAGGCACTGAGGAATATGGGATAGAGAAGAATGTGCCATGCCTTTAAACATTTaatcacacattttctctctctctctttccctatctgtcccctgtcccctgtcccccttttcccatctctctcctttcccctatccACCTTCTGCATTGCTCTTTGTTCTGTcactcctgtctgtctgtctctctgtctctctcccctctctcccccctcacctcttccCCTCCTTTTCCACCCatacccccctctttctctctccccctcccccccgtctcttccccccccccccccgtctctcttccccccccccccccccgtctctcttcccccccccccgtctctcttcccccccccccgtctctcttcccccccccgtctctcttccccccccccgtctctcttccccccccccccgtctctcttccccacccccccgtctctctttccccccccccgtctctcttcccccccccgtctctcttcccctcccccgtctctcttccccccccccccgtctctcttcccccccccgtctctctccccccccccccgtctctctccccccccccccgtctctctccccccccccgtctctctcccccccccccgtctctcttcttcccccccccgtctctcttccccccacccccgtctctcttcccctccctcccccctgtctcttcccctccttccctccctccctccctcccccccgtctctctttccctcccccccgtctctcttcccctcccctcccccccgtctctctttcccctccccccccgtctctctttcccctccccccccgtctctctttcccctccccccccgtctctctttccctccccccccgtctctctttcccctcccccccccgtctctctttcccctccccccccgtctctctttcccctccccccccgtctctctttcccctccccccccgtctctctttcccctccccccccgtctctctttcccctccccccccgtctctctttcccctccccccccgtctctctttcccctccccccccgtctctctttcccctccccccccgtctctctttcccctccccccccgtctctctttcccctccccccccgtctctctttcccctccccccccgtctctctttcccctccccccccgtctctctttcccctccccccccgtctctctttcccctccccccccgtctctctttcccctccccccccgtctctctttgcccatcccccgtctctctttgcccatcccccgtctctctcgcccctccccccccccccccgtctctctctcgctctctacccCCACCgtctccctccacccccaccccatgtcCCTGAAGGCCTGTTCTCCACCCCGCTGCTGGCTGGCCTCCCTGAGAAGGTGCAGACCTTCCTGGCCCGTCAGGTTCCCTTCCCCAGTCGCCTGGGGGACCCGGCTGAGTACGCCCACCTGGTACAGGCCATCGTGGAGAACCCCATGCTCAACGGGGAGGTCATCCGACTGGACGGTGCCATCCGAATGCAGCCctaggtggggaggggaggggaagggggcagagtgtgagggagagggatgcGACGCTGGTCCCTCAGACAAACGCTGACTCTCTGCAGGCTGATGCTGCCAAGGACTGCCCACCATCTATACCTTCCGacttttccccctcccccaccgctaATAGGCAGGACCCTGTCCCTTGTCGGGTCATACAGATTACACACGGTGCTCCTTCTGTGCCAGCCCACTGTCTCAAGacctgggggtggggtggggcatcCCAAGGGGTTGGGCCCTGTGAGAGGAGCGGACCATGGCTGCTCGATATCCATGGGGTCTCTGAGTGACTGACCCATCCCGGGATTAACCTGACCACCCTCCCTGAGATCCGCAGCCTGCCTTGCCGCTGCGCGGGATCCCACCCCCATCTGCTAATCGACCGTGTGGATGTGCGCAGAGAGTGGGGTGGGTAAATGTGATGGATCCCCCACAGCGGGGTACTGTGTACGGCTTGTCCCCGAGCTGCGTGTCTAAGTCAGTGAGCCTGCATGGGTTGGCAGAGGAGGGTGGATGGTCAGCCGTGTCAAAACGGTTGATCCCAGTTTCGGTACAGAAAtcgctggaggaactcagcaggtctttggagagagagagagagaaagcagagttaacatttcaactcTTTCTTTCCCTTTCCCTCTGCCTCACCTCCaagtgagtttctccagcaatatccGTCCTTTATTTCTGCTCTGTGGCTCTCTGGTTGATTCCGGTGTATAAATACATTGCAATCAGTGTGTGAGGTTGGGGCAGGGCCACGGGAGCTGCTGTAATCTGCGCTTGCTCCCTGCTGCCTTGCTGAGGTCCAAGCATTGAATTCCCTCTCGGCGGGGCCCTGAGCCTGACCAGACTCTCGAAGGTTGATCATCGTGTGCTTCTCTGATTAAACAGTGATGGGATTGTCGGAGGCTCTTCTCACATGTGTTTTATTCTGAATAAGTAACTATAGTTTCGTGATGATCTCGGAGGCTGGTGGGTAAGTACCATCTCCCAGCCAGCGGGTAATGCCAATAATACACCCCCCTCCTTGTCCTGCAGTCACTCGGGTAACACAGAGAAAGTGTCCAATCCGCAGTTTACAATTGGTCAGCTGGTCATGTCAGCGCCAATATCCCATAATGGCATCTCCGCTACCTGCAGTGCGATGCTGTGTTGTCTCATCAACGGCTTGATGTGTTAAACTGCAGGAAGTACTGAGCAGTGGGCGGGTTTGTGTAAACCTCCTTATCCAGGTAGACTTGACTGCAAACCAGAATATTTTGTGTTATATGTCTGATCCCTGAAACTATCCCCCAATCAAACACTTGTAGGACGGGGACTGCACcgggttagatacaaagtaaagctacctctacactgttcccccatcaaacacgCCCAGGgacaggggttagatacagagtaacgctccctctacactatcccctcatcaaacactcccagggagaggggttagatacagagtaaagctccctctacactgtcccctcattaaacactcccaggagagggacagcacggggttagatacagagtaaagcttccctctacactgtcccccccccatcaaacactcccagggacaggggttagatacagagtaaagctccctctacactgttccccccatcaaacactcccagggacaggggttagatacagagtaaagcttcctctacactgtcccccccccatcaaacactcccagggacaggggttagatacagagtaaagctccctctacactgtccccccatcaaacactcccagggacagggacagcacgaggttggatacagagtaacgctccctctacactgtttttcccccccccatcaaacactcccagggagagacatggggttagatacagagtaaagcttcttctacactgttcccccccccctcacccccatcaaacatccccaggatagggacagcccGGGAGTAGAGACAAAACACACAGTCTCCAAAGTGTAACTTTATGATGTCACCTTACAAACACTCCGCTGTCTGACGTTCAGCCTTTCAGGTGAGGTGTTACATGCAGGATCGACCGCTCCCGGTACAGGGAAACAAAACCCTTCACTCCCTgcacagcaccccccccccccccattccccctccagCCTTTTGATGATCTGTTACTCACTGTGCAAGCTGCTCCTTGGCCAGCTGATTGTTGTATCTGTCCAGCTCCTGTCTCAGTCGCCTcgcctcctcctcttcctgctgCTCCAATGCCATGGCTGCCCGTGCTGCCAATGTCCGCTGCTGGTCCCACTCAGCGTCGGTCTGCGCCTCTCTCATCCTCAGCCTCTGTGCGGGGGGACAGTTCAGAGTCAGTTCAGCACTGGGCTCACCATCTTTTTCTTCCCCATTCACTgagtgccccccccccaccccgagtcCCAAATTAACCTACATCCCCATTAGAAACAACActgggccatttggcccctcaagcctgctgtcCCGTTCATTAACAATAGGAGCAGGACATTCAGGCCCGGGAGCCTGCTGTGCTATCCAGTAcatgatctcatctcagcctccgCTCCATCCTGCTGCCTGCCCTCCATAACCCTTTAACctgttgctgattgaaaaatCATAAATCGGTCACATCACCCCTCCTgtatggaagtaggccattcgtcCCATCAAGTCTgcgccgaccctccaaagagcatcccacccagtccctgtaaccctgcctcccccatggctaacacaccttGCCTGCGCACTGTGAGCATTCTAGCATGGCCAGTCCGcactaacctgaacatctttggactgtgggaggaaactggagggaGCTCATGCTGACACAGGGCAAATGGGCAAGTTCCGCACAGACTGTCAcccgagagtggaatcgaacctgggtccgtgctgctgtgaggctgcagtgctaaccactgagccgttgTGGCTGCCCCAAAAATCTCACATTTATTCAATATCCTGAATTCTGAgctctttgagagaagtaattttcCACTCCTCTCTGTTTTACACTGAGAACGTGGTCTTAACTGGCTGTGGCCGCAATTCTGCTTTCCTAACAAGTCTATGTGACCTGACTCCCCTCATTATCAAAACTCGCTCCAACTCAGCTCTGAGTAAATTCACTGATAATCGCTGCACGCTCCCTCCTTTTACATTCCACTCCCTTTTCCGTCAAAGgctaatattccatttgccttcccgatTGCTCGTTGAACTTGGCTGCTAGTGTTTTGTGGGTCTTGAGTCTTGACTGAGATGAGAAGTAGTTGGGTGGTAAATaatgccatagagatgtacagcacagaagcagactcttcagtccaactcgttcgtGCTGACCAGTTATCataaactaatctagtctcattccccagcacttggcccatctccctccaaacccttcctattcatgtccccatccagatgccttttaaatgttgtcattgtaccagcctccaccacttcctctggcagctcattccatacacacaccaccctctgggtgaaaaagttgccccttaggtcccttttaaatctttcccctctcaccttaactaTGCTAGtttagttgtggactccccccaccccaggtaaaagaccttgtccatgcctgtcatgattttataaacctctataatgtcacccttcagtctctgacactccgggGAAGATAgccccccagcctattcaacctctccctgtagctcaaatcctccaaccctggcaatagtttctgaaccctttcaggtttcacaacatcttttctgtAGTAGGGAGACCCGAACTGAACGCAGTATTTCTAGAATTTATCTCTGCTGCTCTTTACTCATTATGGCtcatttatccctactctctctcactctctgtccttcgTATAAGTTAGCTAGTCCTgcctctctgtcgctcatgtgcgtgctctctctctgtgtctctgtgtgtgtctctctttctctctctccccctccctccctctgtctctgtcacatgcatgctctctgtctctgtctgtctctctctccccctccctctgtctctgtcacgtgcattctctctctctctctctgtcacgtgtgcgctctctgtctctgtcatgcgcatactctgtgtgtgtctctctctttctctgtctctgtgtctctctgtctcgcgctctctctctcattccctccctgTTAGCCAGTGCCCTTCCTGCATTGATATATCGCCTGAAGTTTCGGGATTTCTGCTGACCCACCTTATTCTCCTCGATCTGCTGCTTCTGTTGTCGCCGGATCTC
The DNA window shown above is from Chiloscyllium punctatum isolate Juve2018m chromosome 50, sChiPun1.3, whole genome shotgun sequence and carries:
- the LOC140470064 gene encoding LOW QUALITY PROTEIN: 3-hydroxyacyl-CoA dehydrogenase type-2-like (The sequence of the model RefSeq protein was modified relative to this genomic sequence to represent the inferred CDS: inserted 1 base in 1 codon) — protein: MAPLRTVKGLVGLVTGGASGLGRATVERLVQQGVRAVIVDLPTSEGASVAQALGENCAFAPTDVTSEADVKSAVALAKEKFGRLDIAVNCAGIAVAVKTYNFKKDIPHSLEDFQRVINVNIAGTFNVIRLAVAEMGRNEPDADGQRGVVVNTASVAAYDGQVGQAAYSASXGGIVGMTLPIARDLAPQGIRVVTIAPGLFSTPLLAGLPEKVQTFLARQVPFPSRLGDPAEYAHLVQAIVENPMLNGEVIRLDGAIRMQP